The Acipenser ruthenus chromosome 45, fAciRut3.2 maternal haplotype, whole genome shotgun sequence sequence GTCCTAAAATTGCTTAATCGTTCGTCTTATTTATTATGCGATGATATTAAACCTATCTACCGTTTATTTTGAATATACAGTACTTGTCATAGATCAATTCGATAGACACTCGCACAGGGTGTAGTGtaataattgagagctcagttggaatgaaaaccagcagacacagggggtcccccaggaccggGCTTGGTCTATATAAATCTCCAGATtgttctaataataatattagcggTTCTTTTGCTGTCTTCAGGACCCGTGTCAGAGCCATGTGTTCCCTATCGCTGTTTCCTCCCCCGCTGCCCGCTGGACACATCACTCTGTACGAATCCAACAACGAGCTGGTGTCCGCAACAAGCCTGGACAACTACCAGAGACAGGTGAGGACTGAGGGGcatgggacacacacacacccaccctatCTCCACCCCTGCTCTCTGTCTCTAACGCGGCTCCTCTGTGTTGGGTGTTGAAGGACTGGGACCCCCCTTCTCTGCTGATCCCGAAGGAGACCCTCAAGCCTCACAGCCGCCTGGAGAGCAGCAGTAAGGCAGCCTTCATCCACCACCAGGAGACCCTGTGGATGAGGAGCGCCAATGCCTGGTCAGTGCTTCAACCGTTAAGCCTAACCCCTAGCTAGCCGCTATACCAGGGGTCTCcaagcctggtcctggagagcccctatccagcagggtTTCTAGCTGTCTTCACATCATCAGTGGATAAAGATCTggaatcaagcacatattaaaaccaggAGTGGGTAAAAGGAGTCTTGTTTCTGTGACCCATGCTGTGCTACCCCTGTGCTGTACAGCTGTTCACTGAGTGGCAATAAATAACAATCCTGCCTTTCCATTGTGTGTCGTTTGGTAATGGAACTGTGCAGGCGTTACTAACCCTATAAGCAAATGaatgctaataaaataaaaagctagtTCCATCTGTCTGTTTCAGGCATGACGCTGGTCTCTCTGGCTTACTGGATGAGATCGCCAACTCTGCAGATGAAGGTAAGTGTGGTTCGCAGTCTCTTCTGGAAAATATTCAAGTGCTGTCTCAAGGGATGGAAATAcagctcccattgcatagcagtttgatccatccctggttttactatgagcttaataagacacacctgagcttgtcccCCTATACACTGTGGAGACTCAAGCTTCTAGTAAAAccgggaatgggtgaaactgctatgcaacaggagttttATTTTCATGTCTGGCTTGCTCCagtggttcaatcccagctcagccactgactccctgtgtgtgaccctgagcaagtcactgaacctccttgtgctccgtccttcagatgagacatacaacaaacaaggtcctattggaagtgactctgcagcagcagtagtGATGTTTAGTTCAGCCTCtggtctctaagtcgctttggataaaagcatctgctaaatgaataataataataataataataataataataataataataataatgtgtgtgtgtgtgcggtctGTCTCTCCTTCCAGTTCCCAGGTGTATGAAGGTGGGAGCGTGCTGCTCCCTCGCCATCCTTCGCTGGGTATCCTCATTGCACGGCTCTCTGTTTCCACACCTCACTGTGAGTAGCATGGTTTGAAACTCGCATTACTGCAGAGCAGATTCAGCAGGGGTCTGATCCTTCAAACGACTCTAAATAACGTGTTCCAGTGAGAGAGTCCATCGGACTACAATACCAAGAGAGAGAAGGGGTTAACTTGGAATTGAATTCTGTGCCGGTTTGGGGGTGCAGGACTGGAATGACCTCTGGGAAAGCATGTTAAcctgtccgtctctctccctccccagcTCAGCAGTGAGGACATGGTGGCTGAGTTCTCCCAAGCTGCAGACTGGTAAGTTTAATCTCGGAGGCTTGCTCACCTGTACTGCGTTTGTTGCATGCATTCATGTAAGGGGCAGTAACTGTTGCAGTGTTTTGGGACTGGTTCCCAGTACGTTAGTTTCACTGTGTTCAGTGCTGAAGCTTGAGCGATTAGGAAGTGTCAGCCGGTGTGACCCCTGTGTGTTTTTCCAGGGCTGGCTGCTCGGTGCGTGCTCTGGCCTGGCACCCCCACACGGACAAGTTCGCTGTGGCTTTGCTGGACGACTCAGTCCGAGTGCACAACGCCAAGAGGTACGCAGAGGGAGCAGCGGGGAGAGATGCAGCTACCAGACATACAGGaaactaattttaaaagcttGGTAGAGAAACTGTAGGCTCATCTGAAGCAGTGGGGTCCGGACCCTGTCCGAAGTCGTTTTGAGTACGGATCgtcatgttttgtgttttctgaTGCTCTTCCCTCTTCTCAGCTCCACAGCCCCCACTCTGAAGCACCGTCTCCAGAGGAACGTGTCAGCGCTGGCCTGGAAGCCGCTGTGTGCCTCTGCGCTGGCGGTGGCGTGTCAGAACTGCGTGCTGGTGTGGCACGTcgacccctcctccctctccacgcGGTGAGACCCCCCCCCATCCCTCCCTGTTCCTGCAGCAGCTCTCCAGTAGCCTTTCAGAAACACTTCTGGCTGTGCTGCTTGGGCAGCactgatgtctgtctgtctgtccctgtcTCGCAGGCCCTCCTCCGGCTGTGCCCAGGTCCTCTCTCAGCCAGGCCACTCCCCGGTCACCTCACTCGCCTGGTCACCCAGTGGAGCGATCCTGCTCTCCGCGTCGCCCGTGGACACTGCCATGATGGTAAGCCACGCTGCCACCCTCTCTTAGGGGTATTGCCAGTTTAGAGACGGAGGACttgaatttgtcttttttttttccccccatatgaCATGtatatgaaatattgaaaatagctgaaaaaaacgTTTTCAGAAATTGTTTACTGGCTGTCATGCATGACAGGGCTACATGCCTGCTCTGCCTGGGCTTGCTCCATCACACTCCTCAAAAGCCATGATctacctgctgtccccgtctctcTGCAGGTGTGGGACGTGGCTGGGGAGAGCTGTGTTCCCCTGCAGCGTGTGGGAGGCGGGGGTGTCACGTTCCTCTCCTGGGCCCCCGATGGAAGCAGGGTGCTGGCAGCCACTCCATCAGCCCTCTTCAGGTGAGCGCCCctcagccacagccacagcagggagggaaataagactcctattgcatagcagcttcacccgttccaggttttaatacgagcctGATGAGCTGCAGTGTAAGCTCAGATGTGCTTCtgaaactcctagtaaaaccaggaatggatctagCTGCTGTGGAGTGGGAGTCTTCTATCTCTGCACAGCCTCAGCATTCGGGCAGCACATCTGTGGTTAAcagattaaacatttaaacttcGTTTAAAATTTCCTTTGTGGTTTACACTGCCGTGATCAGGTAGGGTGACTGCAGATGTAGTATTTACTGAAGTTTCTATTTTGCTGTTGTATATTCATTTCTCATTTTTTTGCAGTGGTTTACAAAGATGAAAATACAAACCAGTGCACCATCTTCATAAAAACCAGGGCATTTGGTACTGTGTTACGCCCTTTTCAGATTTGTATTAAAACGCTCTCAGGGCTGGGTAAGACCACTtgagccttttttaaaaaaacaaaagatgatTCAGCTCCCTGTTCTCTGAGTCTCTGTCCATGTttgactcctctctctctctctcagggtctgGGAGACCAGCATGTGGACGTGCGAGAGGTGGCCCACACTGACGGGACGCTGCCAGGTAGGTGTGACAGTGTCTGTGTGACGGTGTCTGTGTGGTGTGACAGTGTCTGTGTGGTGGTGTCTGTGTGACGGTGTctgtgtggtgtgatggtgtCTGTGACGGTGTctgtgtggtgtgatggtgtCTGTGTGGTGTGACGGTGTCTGTGTAGTGTGATGGTGTCTGTGTGGTGTGACGGTGTCTGTGTAGTGTGATGGTGTCTGTGTGACAGTGTCAGTGT is a genomic window containing:
- the LOC117966989 gene encoding aladin-like isoform X2, whose translation is MCSLSLFPPPLPAGHITLYESNNELVSATSLDNYQRQDWDPPSLLIPKETLKPHSRLESSSKAAFIHHQETLWMRSANAWHDAGLSGLLDEIANSADEVPRCMKVGACCSLAILRWVSSLHGSLFPHLTLSSEDMVAEFSQAADWAGCSVRALAWHPHTDKFAVALLDDSVRVHNAKSSTAPTLKHRLQRNVSALAWKPLCASALAVACQNCVLVWHVDPSSLSTRPSSGCAQVLSQPGHSPVTSLAWSPSGAILLSASPVDTAMMVWDVAGESCVPLQRVGGGGVTFLSWAPDGSRVLAATPSALFRVWETSMWTCERWPTLTGRCQTGCWSPDGSRLLFSVQGESVIYALSFANTPGELLGQAGDSKSSVIVADLSETTFETSSGETSVGGEIQTLVWDPRGERLAVLLKGNPEKSDSRSIIAVFKTRTSPIFELLPCAGVTGASLTSPSTS
- the LOC117966989 gene encoding aladin-like isoform X1, yielding MCSLSLFPPPLPAGHITLYESNNELVSATSLDNYQRQDWDPPSLLIPKETLKPHSRLESSSKAAFIHHQETLWMRSANAWHDAGLSGLLDEIANSADEVPRCMKVGACCSLAILRWVSSLHGSLFPHLTLSSEDMVAEFSQAADWAGCSVRALAWHPHTDKFAVALLDDSVRVHNAKSSTAPTLKHRLQRNVSALAWKPLCASALAVACQNCVLVWHVDPSSLSTRPSSGCAQVLSQPGHSPVTSLAWSPSGAILLSASPVDTAMMVWDVAGESCVPLQRVGGGGVTFLSWAPDGSRVLAATPSALFRVWETSMWTCERWPTLTGRCQTGCWSPDGSRLLFSVQGESVIYALSFANTPGELLGQAGDSKSSVIVADLSETTFETSSGETSVGGEIQTLVWDPRGERLAVLLKGNPEKSDSRSIIAVFKTRTSPIFELLPCGFVQGEEGADPHLIHFHPHFQKGALLTVCWCNGRISHIPFYFVSAGVPRPSLGYSPPVPYPSRGSEVSERLLFSELGS